From Camelina sativa cultivar DH55 chromosome 7, Cs, whole genome shotgun sequence, one genomic window encodes:
- the LOC109125668 gene encoding defensin-like protein 1, which produces MAKFTSIITLIFAALVLFAAFEAPSMVEAQKLCERPSGTWSGVCGNNNACKNQCINLEGARHGSCNYVFPAHKCICYFPC; this is translated from the exons ATGGCTAAATTTACTTCCATCATCACTCTTATCTTCGCTGCTCTTGTTCTCTTTGCTGCTTTTG AAGCCCCGTCAATGGTGGAAGCACAGAAGTTGTGCGAGAGGCCCAGTGGGACATGGTCGGGAGTTTGCGGAAACAATAATGCTTGCAAGAATCAGTGCATTAATCTTGAAGGAGCACGTCATGGTTCTTGCAACTATGTATTCCCAGCTCACAAGTGTATTTGTTACTTCCCATGTTAA